From one Anopheles cruzii chromosome 3, idAnoCruzAS_RS32_06, whole genome shotgun sequence genomic stretch:
- the LOC128274259 gene encoding histone-lysine N-methyltransferase PRDM16-like — protein MSETQFVCDLCHQRYSTFEILMTHNRLRHYHTIKCGCGYCNETFRNEDDLYCHFVLTHHVDPYAPRESPDGSWSASTSPQEGSKVREMSSADSQPATGGERCPRLSNSESEDGSAYEDDDDDADQDDEGVDFGMELNYNELYVRRKRSALTQEEIAELADEFKKTVQATYTTKVKF, from the exons ATGTCCGAAACGCAA TTCGTTTGCGATCTGTGCCATCAGCGGTACTCCACCTTCGAGATCCTGATGACGCACAATCGGCTGAGGCATTATCACACGATCAAGTGTGGCTGCGGGTACTGCAACGAAACGTTCCGCAACGAGGACGATCTGTACTGTCACTTTGTTCTAACGCATCATGTCGATCCCTATGCGCCCCGTGAATCGCCCGACGGATCTTGGAGCGCCAGTACATCGCCTCAGGAGGGCAGTAAGGTGCGCGAGATGAGCTCAGCAGACAgtcaaccggcgaccggcggtgAAAGGTGCCCACGACTCTCCAACAGTGAAAGTGAAGATGGATCCGCGtacgaagatgacgacgacgacgccgatcaAGACGATGAAGGGGTCGATTTCGGGATGGAACTGAACTACAACGAGCTGTACGTACGCCGGAAGCGGAGTGCCCTGACGCAGGAAGAAATCGCCGAGCTGGCCGATGAGTTCAAGAAAACGGTACAGGCCACCTACACGACGAAGGTGAAGTTCTGA
- the LOC128272813 gene encoding protein PTCD3 homolog, mitochondrial: MATEKIVIPQRIERGPTDILMALSGTVGFDPTAAHYKYHDDPYLIPLSNANKKTFALAQEAGRKAAHWIRQENAKLFQHREADPPVEAFVPTMVYSEDSQVETTDLQNLIDSVQVADAILVYGLLKKNGIEVDDGLKQQLLELLCFYNHEDTLPEEAIEERWFRHGTVGRERQRKTWKDFELAEDLFHGLETKRPEHYCALIRGMARYFQIEKAWGLYQETIEKGIELDTNTFNALLHIASFLKESYDKRWELVCEVMTAMKQQGVRPNLGTLNGILQTVTTIGGYNHPRTYALKTLSEFKRLGIEPSLASWYYVLIIFCRERGPVSHVLHDIMNEIEGKRFTVRDPKDVFFFVTAMDVCRNHLNDKELAKRVNQLLHHGDNYNLIGDSYKESIYYRHYFTLLATSEPLESFLETYHLLVPNVYIPEPSVMEDILRSVEMSVAVEHVPLLWSHMVQFDHTWRENLVSLLLNIMVTNRPSATDPKHADLDERFATIAWDAWKRQEERLESPRRAATNNASGISGSMLGDVLLLCSRANDYEKAVATFTKLNKERHNVIGEPRVDGLREFIGLCITNRTPSLAIQCLQYCSENGFPESVELGQQIYNAFTLDQNQIDKIKGLVGTEALKPLAAAVSETASKE; the protein is encoded by the coding sequence ATGGCGACCGAGAAAATAGTTATCCCACAGCGAATCGAACGCGGTCCGACCGACATTCTGATGGCACTGTCCGGCACGGTCGGATTCGACCCGACAGCGGCACACTACAAGTACCACGACGATCCGTATCTGATTCCGCTGTCGAATGCGAACAAGAAAACGTTCGCCCTGGCGCAGGAAGCTGGTCGCAAGGCGGCCCACTGGATACGGCAGGAGAATGCGAAACTGTTCCAACACCGCGAAGCCGACCCACCGGTAGAAGCGTTCGTGCCGACGATGGTCTACAGTGAAGACAGCCAGGTAGAGACGACCGATCTTCAGAACCTGATCGACAGCGTTCAGGTGGCGGATGCGATTCTGGTGTACGGTTTGCTGAAAAAGAACGGCATCGAGGTGGATGATGGACTGAAGCAGCAGCTACTGGAACTGCTGTGTTTCTACAACCACGAGGACACCCTGCCGGAAGAGGCCATCGAGGAGCGCTGGTTCCGCCATGGAACCGTGGGGCGTGAGCGGCAGCGTAAAACGTGGAAAGATTTCGAACTGGCCGAGGATCTGTTCCACGGGCTCGAGACGAAACGCCCGGAACACTACTGTGCCCTGATTCGCGGTATGGCGCGCTACTTTCAGATCGAGAAAGCGTGGGGCTTGTATCAGGAGACGATCGAGAAGGGCATCGAGCTGGACACGAACACGTTCAACGCCCTGCTGCACATTGCCTCGTTCCTGAAGGAAAGCTACGACAAGCGGTGGGAACTCGTGTGCGAGGTGATGACCGCCATGAAGCAGCAAGGTGTCAGGCCAAACCTGGGCACACTGAACGGGATTCTGCAGACGGTGACAACGATCGGGGGCTACAACCATCCCCGGACGTATGCCCTGAAAACGTTGTCCGAGTTTAAGCGGCTCGGCATTGAACCGTCACTGGCCAGCTGGTACTACGTTCTGATCATTTTCTGTCGGGAACGGGGACCCGTCAGCCACGTGCTGCACGACATTATGAACGAGATCGAGGGTAAACGGTTCACGGTGCGGGACCCAAAGGATGTGTTCTTCTTCGTCACGGCCATGGACGTGTGCCGGAACCATCTGAACGACAAGGAGCTGGCGAAGCGCGTCAACCAGCTGCTGCACCACGGTGACAACTACAATCTGATCGGTGATTCGTACAAAGAATCGATCTACTATCGCCACTACTTCACGCTGCTGGCGACCTCGGAACCACTGGAAAGTTTCCTCGAGACGTATCACCTGCTCGTGCCGAACGTGTACATTCCGGAACCGTCGGTGATGGAAGACATCCTGCGATCGGTCGAGATGAGTGTTGCCGTCGAGCACGTTCCGCTGCTGTGGTCGCACATGGTTCAGTTTGATCATACTTGGCGCGAGAATCTAGTCAGCCTGCTGCTCAACATTATGGTCACCAACCgtccgtcggccaccgaccCGAAGCACGCGGACCTCGATGAACGGTTCGCGACCATTGCCTGGGATGCTTGGAAGCGACAGGAAGAACGGCTAGAATCACCCCGGCGGGCAGCGACCAACAATGCGTCCGGCATTTCCGGATCGATGCTGGGGGACGTGTTACTGCTGTGTTCGCGTGCCAACGACTACGAGAAAGCGGTAGCGACCTTTACCAAGCTCAACAAGGAACGGCACAACGTAATCGGGGAACCGCGGGTGGATGGATTGCGTGAGTTCATCGGGCTCTGCATCACCAACCGGACACCGTCGCTGGCCATCCAGTGTTTGCAATATTGCAGCGAGAATGGGTTCCCGGAAAGTGTCGAGCTGGGACAGCAGATTTATAACGCTTTCACACTCGATCAGAATCAGATCGATAAAATTAAGGGCCTTGTCGGAACTGAGGCACTAAAGCCACTGGCCGCCGCTGTTAGTGAAACGGCGAGTAAGGAATAA
- the LOC128270844 gene encoding protein artichoke-like has translation MAGCSDNLYRNGGRPGPDGEDGAQTVTIRYDRTLWTDGNGTHREEFDFRAWNWTELYAFPDGTPIEVIFNGLDVMQIDTLYGNERVASLNLDENQIANVAREAFENFKRLTRLSLRKNSIKNIEALLHPYNELQFLDLSHNQIAKLDAFKLQALVSWPRLTHLNLSFNHIKTVTNQLGKLEQLVWLDLSNNKIHRDAKPIVLPGNIQELRMDSNQLTDWPFDGVPNSLKNLSLRFNELHSVKTASGVQRLDLSYNNLSDMEGDCFPSLEELDLSSNHFNALPLLSNTTEPWPLRKLTFSRMPNLQTIDRNFLSKATNLMDLKISICPKVTHLEANLFTNLSALERLDLSYNGLQQIPEQLAHWGRIKHGVNLQGNPINCNCSMQWMLDRLIPEMKRHRELHHLFTRLRCARPSIFQEQLLVHLTAYDNVLCRSTRELIGMEHVITVPDESEKWIVIQKIILAVLIVCIVIVACYLIYLKRKPRYTVVPKIIWTYKAGM, from the exons ATGGCCGGTTGTAGTGATAATTTGTATCGGAACGGTGGCCGCCCTGGACCCGA TGGTGAAGATGGTGCCCAAACGGTAACTATTCGTTACGATCGGACACTGTGGACGgatggaaatggaacacaCCGGGAAGAGTTTGATTTCCGCGCTTGGAATTGGACCGAATTGTACGCTTTTCCGGACGGTACGCCAATTGAGGTGATCTTCAATGGACTCGATGTGATGCAAATCGATAC ATTGTACGGTAACGAGCGGGTCGCCAGCCTTAACTTGGACGAGAACCAAATCGCCAACGTTGCGCGAGAAGCGTTTGAAAACTTTAAGCGTTTAACAAGACTGTCCCTACGAAAAAATTCCATCAAAAATATAGAAG CATTGCTTCATCCTTACAATGAGCTCCAGTTCCTGGACCTGTCCCACAACCAGATCGCCAAACTGGATGCATTCAAACTGCAAGCGCTGGTATCGTGGCCCCGCTTAACGCACCTCAATCTGTCCTTCAATCACATCAAAACGGTCACGAACCAACTGGGCAAGCTCGAGCAGCTAGTGTGGCTCGATTTGTCCAACAATAAGATACATCGCGACGCGAAACCAATCGTCCTGCCGGGAAACATACAGGAGCTGCGGATGGACAGCAACCAGTTGACAGATTGGCCGTTCGATGGTGTACCGAACTCACTGAAAAACCTTTCGCTGCGTTTTAATGAGCTGCACTCGGTCAAAACGGCGTCCGGTGTGCAGCGTTTGGATCTGTCCTATAATAATCTTTCCGACATGGAAGGAGACTGTTTTCCTTCCCTTGAAGAGCTGGATCTGTCCAGCAATCACTTCAACGCTCTGCCGCTACTGAGCAACACGACGGAACCATGGCCTCTGCGGAAACTGACCTTCTCTCGAATGCCAAATCTTCAAACTATCGACCGAAACTTCCTCTCGAAAGCAA CCAATTTAATGGACCTGAAAATATCGATCTGTCCAAAGGTAACACACCTTGAGGCAAATCTTTTTACGAACCTGAGTGCACTGGAAAGG CTAGACTTGAGCTACAACGGTCTTCAGCAAATCCCGGAGCAGCTGGCCCACTGGGGCAGGATCAAACACGGCGTAAACCTGCAGGGCAATCCGATTAACTGCAACTGTTCGATGCAGTGGATGTTGGATCGGTTAATTCCGGAGATGAAGCGGCACAGGGAATTGCACCACCTTTTCACGCGTCTCCGCTGTGCCCGACCCAGCATCTTCCAGGAGCAGCTGCTCGTCCATCTGACCGCCTATGACAACGTGCTGTGTCGATCGACGAGAGAACTAATCGGGATGGAGCACGTCATTACCGTGCCCGACGAGTCGGAGAAGTGGATCGTGATACAGAAGATCATACTGGCCGTCCTGATCGTGTGCATCGTTATCGTTGCTTGTTATCTCATATACTTAAAAAGGAAACCGCGTTACACGGTGGTCCCGAAAATTATATGGACGTACAAAGCGGGTATGTAA